The Lysobacter panacisoli genome includes a window with the following:
- a CDS encoding mechanosensitive ion channel domain-containing protein has protein sequence MLRRLGRLACMFVLFVALAPIAHAQTVVAPESAPATPAKPNSIPVADIATRADTDERFAESVILRAMSPDPAEQLAPALQAISKSVEEKLREFKPEELRNLPVMRLESLERHWKFDARRFARWQSDMRQAATPYAQDAAELARRRADWEATQEAAKSGDFAPALAARVDTLVSGLRKAEQSLSTPLVRQIDLGRRANAVDARIQAGLKSVAAAIDYIDSRLIRLDAPPLWQARPTGAGKSATDSIVAGLSIEAHFAREYTAADTGNQRALHVFQLLLLPLLIWLSIRSRRSAEEGDADESSTRVLRRPVSSWLLLSMMAVLAFEPDAPLMVHQVAMLIALVPVLRLLPRESRRLLGPWPYVATGLYLLERLAFLILANSFLYRLYYLGLTTLALLLMLWLLWRSRHAPQAGFTGKMGKAVHVAAWVSVILLATSLVSNVIGNVSLAEMLTAGVIDSGYLALVLYAGVTVFVALLRLMLAGRGVARFRLAREHAPPVALLVIRLLTLVAMAGWVVFAANRFRIFRPLYAFFSSILTHTFQFGEITISLGHVLVFAVSVLIAFWAAKTVRFLLQEEVLTRMSLPRGVGNSVASLTYYALLLLGVVVALSAAGFKISQLAFVFGALGVGIGFGLQTVVNNFVSGLILMFERPIQPGDVVEITGTSGRVREIGMRATTIKTFDGADVVVPNGTLLSEKLINWTLLDRNRRLDINLGVAYGSDPLKVIELLKVAIKQTPGVSSDPAPAVLFMGLGASSLDFGLRVWTYDYDNSVNVRSDLVTRIYTALVEAGVEIPYPQQDLHLRSVSQDVAAMFARSPSIRPGDEPA, from the coding sequence ATGCTGCGCCGGCTCGGACGACTTGCCTGCATGTTCGTGCTGTTCGTCGCGCTGGCGCCCATCGCGCACGCGCAGACGGTGGTCGCGCCCGAAAGCGCACCTGCCACGCCGGCCAAGCCGAACTCGATCCCGGTCGCCGACATCGCCACGCGTGCCGATACCGACGAGCGTTTCGCCGAAAGCGTGATCCTGCGCGCGATGTCGCCCGATCCGGCCGAACAGCTCGCTCCCGCGCTGCAGGCCATCTCGAAATCGGTCGAAGAGAAGCTTCGCGAGTTCAAGCCAGAAGAGCTGCGCAACCTGCCGGTCATGCGCCTGGAAAGCCTGGAGCGGCACTGGAAGTTCGATGCGCGCCGTTTCGCGCGTTGGCAGTCGGACATGCGCCAGGCAGCCACCCCGTACGCACAGGACGCGGCGGAACTCGCGCGCCGTCGAGCCGACTGGGAGGCCACGCAGGAGGCGGCGAAGAGTGGCGACTTCGCACCCGCGCTGGCCGCGCGCGTGGACACGCTGGTAAGCGGACTGCGCAAGGCGGAGCAGTCGCTATCGACGCCGCTCGTGCGCCAGATCGATCTGGGGCGTCGCGCCAACGCGGTCGATGCGCGGATACAGGCCGGTCTGAAGTCCGTCGCCGCTGCGATCGACTACATCGACAGTCGTCTGATTCGACTCGACGCACCGCCACTGTGGCAGGCGCGTCCGACCGGCGCCGGTAAGAGCGCCACCGACAGCATCGTCGCCGGGCTCTCGATCGAAGCGCATTTCGCCCGGGAATACACCGCAGCCGACACCGGAAACCAGCGGGCGCTGCACGTCTTCCAGCTGTTGCTGCTGCCGCTGCTGATATGGCTGTCGATCCGCAGTCGTCGTTCGGCGGAGGAGGGCGACGCCGACGAGTCGTCGACGCGCGTGCTGCGACGTCCGGTCTCGTCGTGGCTGTTGCTGTCGATGATGGCGGTGCTGGCGTTCGAGCCCGACGCACCGCTGATGGTGCATCAGGTCGCCATGCTCATCGCGCTGGTCCCGGTGCTGCGCCTGCTGCCGCGCGAAAGCCGGCGCCTGCTTGGCCCGTGGCCCTACGTCGCGACCGGCCTGTACCTGCTCGAACGCCTGGCTTTCCTGATCCTCGCCAATTCTTTCCTGTACCGCCTGTACTACCTCGGGCTTACCACGCTGGCGTTGCTGCTGATGCTGTGGCTGCTGTGGCGTTCGCGCCATGCGCCGCAGGCGGGCTTCACGGGAAAGATGGGCAAGGCGGTACATGTCGCGGCGTGGGTCAGTGTGATTCTGCTCGCCACATCGCTGGTATCGAACGTGATCGGCAACGTGTCGCTGGCCGAGATGCTCACCGCCGGCGTGATCGACAGCGGCTACCTCGCGCTGGTGCTGTACGCGGGCGTCACCGTCTTCGTTGCGCTGCTGCGCTTGATGCTCGCAGGCCGCGGCGTGGCACGCTTCCGTTTGGCACGCGAGCACGCGCCGCCGGTGGCACTGCTGGTGATCCGCCTGCTCACGCTGGTGGCGATGGCGGGCTGGGTCGTGTTCGCGGCCAACCGCTTCCGCATCTTCCGGCCGCTGTACGCGTTCTTCTCGTCGATCCTCACGCATACGTTCCAGTTCGGCGAGATCACCATCAGCCTTGGCCACGTACTGGTGTTCGCGGTCTCGGTTCTGATCGCATTCTGGGCGGCGAAGACGGTGCGCTTCCTGCTGCAGGAGGAGGTGCTCACGCGGATGTCGCTGCCGCGCGGCGTTGGCAACAGCGTGGCCTCTTTGACGTACTACGCGCTGTTGCTGCTGGGCGTGGTGGTGGCCTTGTCGGCGGCGGGCTTCAAGATCAGCCAGCTCGCCTTCGTGTTCGGCGCGCTCGGCGTGGGCATCGGCTTCGGCCTGCAGACCGTGGTCAACAATTTCGTCTCCGGCCTCATCCTGATGTTCGAGCGACCGATCCAGCCCGGCGACGTGGTCGAGATCACCGGTACCTCCGGGCGCGTGCGCGAGATCGGTATGCGCGCCACGACGATCAAGACCTTCGACGGCGCCGACGTGGTCGTGCCGAATGGCACCCTGCTGTCGGAAAAGCTCATCAACTGGACGCTGCTCGACCGCAATCGCCGCCTCGACATCAACCTGGGAGTGGCCTATGGCAGCGATCCGCTCAAGGTGATCGAACTGCTCAAGGTCGCGATCAAGCAGACGCCGGGCGTTTCGTCCGATCCGGCGCCGGCCGTGCTGTTCATGGGGCTGGGCGCGAGTTCGCTGGACTTCGGTCTGCGCGTGTGGACGTACGACTACGACAACAGCGTCAACGTGCGCAGCGACCTGGTCACGCGCATCTATACCGCACTGGTCGAGGCGGGCGTGGAGATCCCGTATCCGCAGCAGGACCTGCACCTGCGCAGCGTCTCGCAGGACGTCGCCGCGATGTTCGCGCGGTCGCCTTCGATCCGGCCCGGCGACGAGCCGGCCTGA
- a CDS encoding DUF4194 domain-containing protein, which produces MKRSWTTLSQLTNGVYAPQDFERAAYRLVTEQVLYSADRRSKNAYHLVESWFDDFVSALEPLGIRLERNAHYRYVVALPSHGEGVAVTLDETLLVLVLRQRYDAAMRMGQVEEHGDAVVELPDLQEAYPALTGRQMPEVGLLRALLRTLRRWSVCRIEDCEADDAQPFRVLVRPAIVEIVGAQWLQRLDQHNRDEDESVEEETSDVPA; this is translated from the coding sequence ATGAAACGTTCCTGGACCACATTGAGCCAGCTCACCAACGGCGTGTACGCGCCCCAGGATTTCGAGCGCGCCGCGTACCGGCTGGTGACCGAACAGGTGCTCTACAGCGCCGATCGCCGCTCGAAGAACGCCTACCACCTCGTCGAGAGCTGGTTCGACGATTTCGTTTCCGCGCTGGAACCGCTCGGCATCCGCCTCGAACGCAACGCGCACTACCGTTACGTGGTCGCCCTGCCCTCGCACGGCGAAGGCGTTGCGGTGACGCTCGACGAGACCCTGCTGGTGCTGGTGCTGCGCCAGCGCTACGACGCGGCGATGCGGATGGGACAGGTCGAGGAACACGGCGACGCCGTCGTCGAGCTGCCCGATCTGCAGGAAGCCTATCCCGCGCTGACTGGACGGCAGATGCCGGAAGTCGGCCTGCTGCGCGCATTGCTGCGCACGCTGCGACGCTGGTCGGTGTGCCGAATCGAGGATTGCGAAGCGGACGACGCGCAGCCGTTCCGCGTGCTGGTGCGCCCGGCCATCGTCGAGATCGTCGGCGCGCAATGGCTGCAGCGCCTGGACCAGCACAACCGCGACGAAGACGAGAGCGTCGAAGAGGAGACCTCCGATGTTCCAGCTTAA
- a CDS encoding g-type lysozyme inhibitor → MSAMMKQTATRSAIAKFVFAFAMMTASATAISADKVTTVPVKFAKGASSATIKGDFAGYDSVQYTLAAKAGQSMTVKVAGSTNANFNVFAPGATPGQAQALGQGGVGSDWSGALPATGTYTVQVYQMRASARRGEKVAYTITVGIR, encoded by the coding sequence ATGAGCGCGATGATGAAGCAGACGGCCACGCGGAGTGCGATCGCGAAGTTCGTCTTCGCATTCGCGATGATGACGGCATCGGCGACGGCCATCTCGGCCGACAAGGTCACCACCGTGCCCGTGAAGTTCGCCAAGGGCGCGAGCAGCGCGACGATCAAAGGCGACTTCGCCGGTTACGACAGCGTGCAGTACACGCTCGCGGCAAAGGCCGGGCAGTCGATGACGGTGAAGGTCGCCGGCAGCACCAACGCGAACTTCAACGTGTTCGCGCCCGGTGCCACGCCCGGACAGGCGCAGGCGCTGGGGCAGGGCGGCGTCGGCAGCGACTGGTCGGGCGCGTTGCCCGCGACCGGCACGTACACCGTGCAGGTCTACCAGATGCGCGCTTCGGCACGGCGCGGCGAGAAGGTCGCGTACACGATCACGGTCGGCATCCGCTGA
- a CDS encoding Wadjet anti-phage system protein JetA family protein, protein MTAFTSVPPLFSVVPDGLFGPLASTNRLRYWQLLCRLFGEFFGPDAPVPPSHGFPRREITAAIERCLLTDDPWEDEGEAPDAPLAARAAGIYERFRAAGWLRQERVGAREMVSMTPAVAQLLTALIDFAERGPAFIGAKVRSIELQLRQVVEGHAGADTLDEAADQARQLLSHVSAIGVQIRDLMPELSRAESTAQFARTLFERYVRELFVGDYAELHREDHPLARRTSILGMVRQIEHSELRETMVQWYADRATQGDRERAQQRLQRSVRRLHELDRIDEYLQRLDEDIRQANRRALAFLDYRLRAPDRLDTLLQRACRGALNAPEDELRLPVAPGALMDEERLRAPQARPRPIPRTANSLAEPTPEQLARLNLLRQMKRVRLVMPEDLARYVDRQWHDADTLDSQSLQIDTIADFRAYQTLLTLALRSRRGGGLRRDDPLNRMLRGFRIEPVEGQRAGNDYLQAPRFVLRRTRKTA, encoded by the coding sequence TTGACCGCATTCACCTCGGTGCCGCCGCTGTTCTCGGTCGTACCGGATGGACTCTTCGGCCCCCTGGCGTCGACCAACCGCCTGCGTTACTGGCAACTGCTGTGCCGCCTGTTCGGCGAGTTCTTCGGTCCGGACGCACCGGTCCCGCCCAGTCACGGCTTCCCGCGTCGCGAGATCACCGCGGCGATCGAACGCTGCCTGCTGACAGACGACCCGTGGGAGGACGAGGGCGAAGCCCCCGACGCGCCGCTGGCCGCCCGTGCAGCCGGCATCTACGAACGTTTCCGCGCCGCCGGCTGGCTGCGCCAGGAACGCGTGGGCGCGCGCGAGATGGTGTCGATGACCCCGGCCGTGGCCCAGCTGCTGACGGCACTGATCGACTTCGCCGAACGTGGCCCGGCCTTCATCGGCGCCAAGGTCCGCTCGATCGAACTGCAGCTGCGCCAGGTGGTCGAGGGCCACGCCGGCGCCGACACCCTGGACGAAGCCGCCGACCAGGCCCGCCAGCTGCTGTCGCACGTCAGCGCGATCGGCGTGCAGATCCGCGACCTGATGCCCGAGCTGAGTCGCGCCGAGAGCACCGCGCAGTTCGCGCGCACGCTGTTCGAACGCTACGTGCGCGAGCTGTTCGTCGGCGACTACGCCGAACTCCACCGGGAAGACCATCCGCTCGCGCGGCGCACGTCCATCCTCGGGATGGTTCGGCAGATCGAACACTCCGAGCTGCGCGAGACGATGGTGCAGTGGTACGCCGACCGCGCCACGCAGGGCGACCGCGAACGCGCGCAGCAGCGCCTGCAACGCAGCGTGCGTCGCCTGCACGAACTCGACCGCATCGACGAATACCTGCAGCGGCTCGACGAAGACATCCGCCAGGCCAACCGCCGCGCGCTCGCCTTCCTCGACTACCGGCTGCGCGCGCCAGACCGCCTCGACACCCTGCTGCAACGCGCTTGCCGTGGTGCACTCAACGCGCCCGAGGACGAACTGCGCCTGCCGGTCGCGCCCGGCGCGCTGATGGACGAGGAACGCCTGCGCGCGCCGCAGGCACGGCCGCGCCCGATCCCGCGCACCGCCAACAGCCTCGCCGAACCGACGCCCGAGCAGCTCGCGCGCCTCAACCTGCTGCGCCAGATGAAGCGCGTGCGGCTGGTGATGCCCGAGGATCTCGCGCGCTACGTCGATCGCCAGTGGCACGACGCCGACACGCTCGACTCGCAATCGCTGCAGATCGACACCATCGCCGATTTCCGCGCGTACCAGACCCTGCTCACGCTCGCGCTGCGTAGTCGTCGCGGCGGTGGCCTGCGCCGCGACGACCCCCTCAACCGGATGCTGCGCGGGTTCCGCATCGAACCCGTCGAAGGCCAGCGTGCCGGCAACGATTACCTGCAGGCGCCACGTTTCGTGCTGCGCCGCACCCGGAAGACCGCATGA
- a CDS encoding autotransporter outer membrane beta-barrel domain-containing protein, with protein sequence MAGRLSARLSRDWSDDDDPARVLDRTGWGDAVTEFSSRNGFAPFHSDMGGGWWEVEAGFTGDIDRNRFIYANVGYQVGFDDDRRSWEANLGLRANW encoded by the coding sequence ATCGCCGGCCGGCTAAGCGCCCGGCTCTCCCGCGACTGGTCGGACGACGACGACCCCGCGCGCGTGCTCGACCGCACCGGCTGGGGCGACGCGGTCACGGAGTTCTCCTCGCGCAACGGCTTCGCGCCCTTCCACAGCGACATGGGCGGCGGCTGGTGGGAAGTGGAGGCCGGCTTCACCGGAGACATCGACCGAAACCGCTTCATCTACGCCAACGTCGGCTATCAGGTCGGCTTCGACGACGATCGGCGCTCCTGGGAGGCCAATCTGGGACTCCGGGCGAACTGGTGA